TCCGAGGATCCAGCTTAAAACGGCTTCACAATCACCATAATGACCAACACGATCATCAAAACCGTCGGCACCTCATTGATCATGCGATAGAATTTTTCTGACTTGGTATTTTTATCTTCCAAAAAATCAAGGCGATATTTCGCCAGATAAAAATGAAAAACGATCATCAGGAAAACACAAGTCAATTTGACATGTAGCCAGCCTTGATCCCAGGCATCAATCTGAAACAGGATTAAGGTACCAAAAATGGCTGAGGACACCATGGCCGGGTACATAATGGCGCGCAACAAACGTCGTTCCATCACTTTTAAGGTCTCAGACAATTCTGAACCCACTTCGGCTGTGGTGTGATAAACATATAAACGTGGCAGGTAAAAAAGTCCGGCCATCCAGGCCATAACTGAGATGACATGCAGGGCCTTAAACCAAAGATAACTGTCTTCAAACATAATCTAGCCTTTACAGATACAACGTTTATGACTGTTGGGACACAGGCGCTTATGGCCGTCTGGTAACACATCTTTTTCAATGGAAATATGATTGATCACCAGATCGCGCAACCCATCAATAAAGAAAGGGTGAGTCCCCACCGCAGGTGTACGCAGGTAAGCTGGAACCCCATGTTCTTCGGCCAGCTCACGATATTCAATATCCAGCTCGACCAAAGTTTCAGAATGTTCAGAAACAAAAGCAATGGGCACGACAATCAGAGGGACTTTATCCTGACCAGCGCGGATAATCTCATCTTCGGTATTGGGTCCAATCCATTCCTGTGGGCCAACCCGGCTTTGATAACTCACCCACCAATCTAAATTAGGGATATTGAGTTTTTCCACCACGGCTTGGGCTGATTGTTCCACTTGCCATTGGTAAGGGTCGCCCTTTTCAATAATGGATTTGGGCAATCCATGAGCAGAAAACAGAACACGGGGCTTGCCAATATGACTGGCTTCTTGAATTTGGGGGTGAAGAAGGTCCGCAATGGCGCTGATAAAACCTTCATTGGTGGGATAGCAACAGACCGTTGTGGTTTTAGCCCCTATTTTTGCCTTTTGAGCTGCTTTTTCCCAGTCTTTCAGGGAAGATTCCACAGTTGTGGTGGAAAATTGCGGATAAAGCGGTAAGAGAACAATATGGTCTGGGTTAAATTCTTTGACCTTTTGCGCACAATCCTCGCTAAAAGGATACCAATAGCGCATGGAAATAAAGCTTTCGACTTCCACAGTGTCTATTTCACGTGAAACACTTTGGCTTAATGCTGTGGCCTGATCCTTTGTTAAAGGCAAAAGTGGGGATTTTCCACCCAAATGTTCATAGATTTCTGCAGCTACTGGGGCGCGTTTAGACGAAATATAACGCGCTAACATCCAGCGAATAGGCTGTGGTGCGCCAATAATCGCCTTATCATTAAACAAATTAAACAGGAAAGGCTGGATGGCCTCAATGGAATCAGGTCCACCCAGATTAAATAATACAATAGCCAGTTTCATCGGCTCTCGCCCTTTCCTCTTTGAAAGTTAAATGGCTGTTTTATCGAAATTTTGAACCATTTCAACCACACGTGCCACATTCTCAGGTGGTGTTTGCGGCACAATACCATGCCCTAAGTTGAAGATAAACGGCCCGTGGCTCATTTTTTCCAGAATATTCTGCACTTGAGCTTCCATCTGTTCACCACCCGCAACAACGGCCAGATTATCCAAATTCCCTTGGACACAACAATGGGGCTGAAGTTCTTCAATGGCCCAATCGAGGGGCACAGTTTGGTCGATACTGACGCCATCAACCCCTGTTTCTACAACAAACTTCTTATAAAGCGGCCCTGCCCCACGGGGGAAACCGATAACAGGGATATCAGGATGGGCATCTTTAATGCGTGATGTGATTTCTTTATTGGGTTCAATCACCCAACGGTCAAACTGTTCTTCTGGCAAAACCCCTGCCCAGCTATCAAAAATTTGAACCGCTTCTGCACCGGCCTCAATCTGTTTGAGAAGATATTCAGAGGTGGCCTCAACCAGTAAATTGATTAATTCCTGAAAGAAATCAGGGTCTTGATAGGCAATCAGACGAATGGTTTCGTATGTTTTTGACCCCTTTCCTTCCACCATATAGGTCGCATTGGTCCAAGGGGCCCCTGCAAAACCAATAAGCGCTGTTGTTTCAGGAATACTCTTACTCAACCTGGAGACAGTTTCATAGACGGGGGCAAGATGGTCATGAATCCCGGTAAGGCTCAGTTTAGAAAGCTCTTCTGAATTGCGGATCGGCTCTAGCTTTGGCCCTTCGCCTTTGATGAATTCAACTTTTTGGCCCAACGCATCGGGAATAGTCAGAATATCAGCAAAAAGAATGGCAGCATCAAAGCCATAACGACGAAGCGGTTGTAAGGTTACTTCTTCGGCCAAATCCGGGGAATAGCAGAAATGTAGGAAGTTTTTCGATTTGGCCCGAGTTTCCAGATATTCAGGAAGATAGCGTCCTGCTTGACGCATAAGCCAGATGGGGGGGCGTTCAGTGGTTTCCCCTTTAAGGGCACGTAAGAACAATTTTTCTGAAGAGGCCATAATT
This sequence is a window from Terasakiella sp. SH-1. Protein-coding genes within it:
- the hemJ gene encoding protoporphyrinogen oxidase HemJ, coding for MFEDSYLWFKALHVISVMAWMAGLFYLPRLYVYHTTAEVGSELSETLKVMERRLLRAIMYPAMVSSAIFGTLILFQIDAWDQGWLHVKLTCVFLMIVFHFYLAKYRLDFLEDKNTKSEKFYRMINEVPTVLMIVLVIMVIVKPF
- the hemH gene encoding ferrochelatase, with amino-acid sequence MKLAIVLFNLGGPDSIEAIQPFLFNLFNDKAIIGAPQPIRWMLARYISSKRAPVAAEIYEHLGGKSPLLPLTKDQATALSQSVSREIDTVEVESFISMRYWYPFSEDCAQKVKEFNPDHIVLLPLYPQFSTTTVESSLKDWEKAAQKAKIGAKTTTVCCYPTNEGFISAIADLLHPQIQEASHIGKPRVLFSAHGLPKSIIEKGDPYQWQVEQSAQAVVEKLNIPNLDWWVSYQSRVGPQEWIGPNTEDEIIRAGQDKVPLIVVPIAFVSEHSETLVELDIEYRELAEEHGVPAYLRTPAVGTHPFFIDGLRDLVINHISIEKDVLPDGHKRLCPNSHKRCICKG
- the hemE gene encoding uroporphyrinogen decarboxylase translates to MASSEKLFLRALKGETTERPPIWLMRQAGRYLPEYLETRAKSKNFLHFCYSPDLAEEVTLQPLRRYGFDAAILFADILTIPDALGQKVEFIKGEGPKLEPIRNSEELSKLSLTGIHDHLAPVYETVSRLSKSIPETTALIGFAGAPWTNATYMVEGKGSKTYETIRLIAYQDPDFFQELINLLVEATSEYLLKQIEAGAEAVQIFDSWAGVLPEEQFDRWVIEPNKEITSRIKDAHPDIPVIGFPRGAGPLYKKFVVETGVDGVSIDQTVPLDWAIEELQPHCCVQGNLDNLAVVAGGEQMEAQVQNILEKMSHGPFIFNLGHGIVPQTPPENVARVVEMVQNFDKTAI